One window of Mauremys reevesii isolate NIE-2019 linkage group 4, ASM1616193v1, whole genome shotgun sequence genomic DNA carries:
- the KNSTRN gene encoding small kinetochore-associated protein encodes METPLAGFAPARLFAPPFRRPFPFSNGSGSGPQRERCVSLLPLAAPRAGARSGAPSFPLCAARGASQARVGVGRRFPRVRHARASAAKRNGRSGRAPRNVPWLFQTLAGLLGDAAPGLSTSFLRHPGRPASRCGDPPAMENENSRIPVYSFHHPTALSRGGPTDTQTPFPSKKQRINETVEPEFSKDPNFTFSSNVPEDGVFKAKNQGLCRSTKKAEPLSKKAATTARGPLSRYRLETELKTKNQLLEIAKQQLHSKLAGAQGTIKDLREKNEVLEEEVQKLKKFQDNCMVILESRNIDPVTGNEILEEEDTKECQKQTMLLTEKLKEELRLFSQMAAKQEELLTATAMWKLAENDRNNFLEKQTSFQRETEEYAAIVGQMELLLDT; translated from the exons ATGGAGACGCCGCTAGCTGGCTTTGCGCCTGCGCGGCTCTTCGCCCCGCCCTTCCGTCGCCCGTTCCCATTTTCAAACGGCAGCGGGAGCGGCCCCCAGCGAGAGCGGTGCGTGTCGCTGTTACCTCTCGCTGCCCCGCGAGCCGGCGCCCGGTCCGGGGCTCCTTCGTTCCCGCTCTGTGCAGCGCGCGGGGCGAGTCAGgctcgggtgggggtggggcggcgCTTTCCTCGAGTCCGACACGCGCGGGCTTCGGCTGCGAAGCGAAACGGTCGGAGCGGCCGCGCCCCGCGGAACGTCCCTTGGCTCTTTCAGACGCTCGCTGGGCTGCTCGGGGACGCAGCTCCCGGCCTCAGCACGTCCTTCCTGCGTCACCCTGGGCGTCCGGCCTCGCGCTGCGGAGACCCGCCGGCCATGGAGAACGAGAATTCCAGGATCCCGGTCTACAGCTTCCATCACCCCACAGCGCTCTCCCGTGGCGGCCCCACAG ACACACAGACGCCATTTCCATCGAAGAAACAACGTATCAACGAAACAGTTGAGCCAGAATTCAGCAAAGATCCCAATTTCACTTTTAGCTCAAATGTTCCAGAGGATGGTGTCTTCAAAGCCAAAAACCAAGG TCTCTGTAGGTCTACCAAGAAAGCAGAGCCTCTTTCTAAAAAGGCAGCAACAACTGCACGAGG ACCCCTGAGCCGATACAGATTGGAGACAGAACTAAAGACGAAGAACCAGTTGTTGGAAATAGCGAAACAGCAACTGCACTCAAAGCTGGCAGGAGCACAG GGCACTATAAAAGACTTGAGAGAAAAGAATGAAGTCCTGGAAGAAGAAGTTCAAAAGCTGAAGAAATTTCAAGACAACTGTATGGTGATTTTAGAAAGCAGAAATATTGATCCAG TTACAGGCAATGAAATCTTGGAGGAAGAAGATACGAAGGAGTGTCAGAAGCAGACAATG TTGCTGACAGAGAAGCTTAAAGAAGAGCTGAGACTATTCAGCCAAATGGCTGCAAAACAGGAAGAGCTTCTG ACAGCAACAGCTATGTGGAAACTGGCAGAGAATGACCGGAACAATTTCCTGGAGAAGCAGACATCCTTTCAGAGAGAAACAGAAGAGTATGCTGCCATCGTTGGTCAGATGGAGCTCCTCTTGGACACATGA